In a genomic window of Zingiber officinale cultivar Zhangliang chromosome 9B, Zo_v1.1, whole genome shotgun sequence:
- the LOC122022381 gene encoding auxin transporter-like protein 3 codes for MGSTSNGIDDKEAEAVTAGRYMEMEHEGEEKTIKSKLSGLLWHGGSAYDAWFSCASNQVAQVLLTLPYSFSQLGMLSGILFQLFYGLMGSWTAYLISILYVEYRTRKGREKVDFRNHVIQWFEVLDGLLGKHWRNVGLAFNCTFLLFGSVIQLIACASNIYYINDKLDKRTWTYIFGACCATTVFIPSFHNYRIWSFLGLVMTTYTAWYLTAASLLHGQVEGVQHSGPTKLVLYFTGSTNILYTFGGHAVTVEIMHAMWKPQKFKAIYLLATLYVLTLTLPSAASVYWAFGDALLNHSNAFSLLPQTPFRDAAVVLMLIHQFITFGFACTPLYFVWEKLIGLHDCRSMCKRAAARLPVVIPIWFLAIIFPFFGPINSAVGSLLVSFTVYIIPSLAYMFTFRSAAARENAVERPPRFVGGWVGAYLLNMFVVGWVLVVGFGLGGWASMTNFVHQINTFGLFAKCYQCPPPPPGTLPIPNPSTPTPFPGGSAAHNATNPAIVVSPSPAPS; via the exons ATGGGGTCGACGTCGAACGGGATCGACGACAAGGAGGCGGAGGCTGTCACGGCAGGGAGGTACATGGAGATGGAGCACGAAGGTGAGGAGAAGACCATCAAATCCAAGCTATCCGGTCTTCTCTGGCACGGCGGCTCCGCCTACGACGCCTGGTTCAGTTGTGCCTCAAACCAG GTGGCTCAGGTGCTGCTAACACTGCCTTACTCATTCTCCCAGCTGGGGATGCTGAGCGGAATCTTGTTCCAGCTCTTCTACGGTTTGATGGGAAGCTGGACAGCTTACCTTATCAGCATTCTCTACGTGGAGTACAGAACCAGGAAGGGGAGGGAGAAGGTGGACTTCAGGAACCATGTCATTCAG TGGTTTGAAGTGCTGGATGGGTTACTCGGGAAGCACTGGAGAAACGTTGGATTAGCTTTTAATTGCACCTTTCTCTTATTTGGATCAGTCATTCAGCTCATTGCTTGTGCTAG TAACATATACTACATTAATGACAAACTAGACAAGAGGACCTGGACCTATATCTTCGGAGCTTGTTGTGCCACCACAGTGTTCATCCCTTCGTTCCACAACTACAGGATATGGTCCTTCTTGGGCCTAGTCATGACTACCTACACAGCCTGGTATCTCACCGCAGCCTCCCTCCTCCATGGCCAG GTGGAAGGGGTGCAGCATTCGGGGCCAaccaagctggttctatactttACAGGCTCCACCAACATCCTCTACACCTTTGGTGGGCACGCTGTCACAGT GGAGATCATGCACGCGATGTGGAAGCCGCAGAAGTTTAAGGCAATCTATCTACTGGCGACGCTGTACGTGCTGACGCTGACGCTGCCGTCGGCAGCAAGCGTGTACTGGGCCTTTGGCGACGCGCTGCTAAACCATTCCAATGCCTTCTCGCTGCTGCCGCAGACGCCCTTCCGTGATGCCGCCGTGGTGCTCATGCTAATCCACCAGTTCATCACGTTTGGCTTCGCCTGCACCCCGCTCTACTTCGTCTGGGAGAAGCTCATCGGCCTGCACGACTGCCGCAGCATGTGCAAGCGCGCCGCCGCGCGGCTTCCCGTCGTCATCCCCATCTGGTTCCTCGCCATCATCTTCCCCTTCTTCGGTCCCATCAACTCCGCCGTCGGCTCACTCCTCGTAAGCTTCACCGTCTACATCATCCCCTCCCTCGCCTACATGTTTACCTTCCGATCCGCAGCAGCTCGCGAG AACGCAGTGGAGAGACCACCGCGGTTCGTCGGAGGGTGGGTGGGAGCCTACTTGTTGAACATGTTCGTGGTTGGGTGGGTGTTGGTGGTCGGATTCGGATTGGGCGGTTGGGCAAGCATGACCAACTTCGTCCACCAAATCAACACCTTCGGACTCTTCGCTAAGTGCTACCAATGTCCCCCGCCGCCGCCGGGTACTCTTCCCATTCCCAATCCCAGTACTCCAACGCCATTTCCTGGCGGCTCAGCAGCTCACAACGCCACAAATCCGGCCATCGTAGTCTCTCCATCTCCTGCGCCTTCCTAG
- the LOC122023066 gene encoding uncharacterized protein LOC122023066 — MVKVNARKAQRTQDGRIHVIQEEPLLIAEELIPWEEVQLYPERPESLTRISSDLPIEVKMDLVQCLTRNRDIFAWSPKELLGVKPEVTEHRLHLLPNSRSVKQKKRNFSVEKNKIIRAEVDQLRKEGHIREVQFSSWLSNMVMVAKPNNKRRVYIDFRDLNRANPKDCYPLPRINQMVDSTSGNTYQRMMNKIFGEQIGWNVEVYVDDILIKSTLALSVRLNFRVTNNEAEYEALLAGLQTVRHVGAARVVVYSDSQLVAQQVTGNFEVNSDKLQLYWEVYEKMKEDFKEVMMTKILRVDN; from the exons ATGGTGAAGGTGAATGCCCGCAAGGCTCAGAGAACCCAGGATGGCAGGATCCACGTCATCCAAGAGGAGCCTTTGCTTATAGCCgaggagctcatcccttgggaAGAGGTCCAGCTCTACCCCGAACGCCCGGAAAGCCTCACCCGCATATCAAGCGACTTGCCTATTGAGGTTAAGATGGACCTGGTCCAATGCTTGACTCGCAATAGGGACATTTTTGCTTGGTCCCCCAAAGAGCTACTTGGGGTCAAGCCCGAGGTGACTGAGCACAGACTACACCTTTTGCCTAATTCTAGATCAGTTAAGCAGAAGAAGCGAAACTTCTCGGTCGAgaaaaataagatcatccgagctgaggtGGACCAGCTCAGGAAAGAAGGTCACATTAGAGAGGTACAATTCTCATCCTGGCTCTCTAATATGGTCATGGTAGCTAAACCCAACAATAAGAGGAGAGTCTACATCGATTTCCGAGATCTCAACCGTGCCAACCCTAAGGATTGCTACCCGCTACCTAGGATTaatcagatggtggattcaacCTCAG GAAATACCTACCAAAGAATGATGAATAAGATCTTCGGGGAGCAGATAGGATGGAACGTGGAggtctatgtggatgacatcctcatcaaatccactCTGGCT CTGTCCGTCAGGTTAAATTTTAGAGTCactaataatgaggcagaatatgaagcactaCTGGCAGGGCTACAAACAGTTCGACATGTTGGAGCCGCCCGTGTGGTTGTCTATTCAGATTCTCAGCTTGTAGCTCAGCAAGTAACAGGCAACTTTGAGGTTAACAGTGACAAGCTGCAGTTATACTGGGAAGTatatgagaagatgaaagaggaTTTCAAGGAAGTCATGATGACTAAGATTCTCCGGGTAGATAACTAA